A genomic window from Quercus lobata isolate SW786 chromosome 10, ValleyOak3.0 Primary Assembly, whole genome shotgun sequence includes:
- the LOC115965847 gene encoding probably inactive leucine-rich repeat receptor-like protein kinase At5g48380, producing the protein MAHNSRVLLSALFCIIFVWSFLEISNGTLTDIYCLMSIKDSLEDPYGYLNTSWNFNNNTESFICKFTGVECWHPDENKVLNIRLSDMGLIGRFPRGIKNCTSLTGLDLSSNKLSGPLPFDICRLFGYLTSLDLSSNSFSGEIPMSLSSCSYLNVLKLDNNQLTGQIPPELGLLGRMKTFSVSNNMLSGVVPHFGSSSIQADSYANNKGLCGGLLKPCTTPKRGLKFDFSFKGGFVVGYVFSTVSAITIFMSYYVACINDKKRDKKKTLSKGWTSKNEEKEADQVNQSQIQGLLQEATKKNSQLKGMVTKMNFTELSEATNNFSPDNAIGLGKMGVMYKAVLPNGSPLAVKRLHGCQSFEKQFICELLALGRLRHYNIIPLLGFCRERMEKLLVYQYISNGNLYDWLHAKEGNDKILEWPLRIKIAIGIARGLAWLHHKWDFRVVHLNLSSNSILLDKNFVPKISNFGGAKISSFEGMMFIDSNDIDSSNSSFVDTGVWELGFVKKDVYDFGILLLELIIGKEPIQINNFSNSLNGSLADWITHLLSSSSDLYSVIDKSLIGRGFDGEIFQFLRIACTCLNFFPSQRPTMFELYNTVSTLGERHGITNDSELLRQTEIATTSTSNEIVSVEIA; encoded by the exons ATGGCTCATAATTCCAGAGTGTTGTTGAGTGCTCTTTTTTGCATAATCTTTGTTTGGTCATTTCTTGAAATAAGCAATGGGACTTTAACTGATATCTACTGCTTGATGTCAATTAAAGATTCGCTTGAAGACCCATACGGCTACCTTAACACTTCATGGAACTTCAATAACAATACCGAAAGTTTCATCTGCAAATTTACCGGGGTCGAATGCTGGCACCCCGATGAGAATAAGGTCTTAAATATCAGACTAAGCGACATGGGGCTCATCGGCCGGTTCCCTCGGGGCATTAAAAACTGCACAAGTCTTACAGGGTTAGACCTCTCCAGTAATAAACTTTCAGGACCCCTCCCATTTGACATATGTCGGTTATTTGGGTATCTCACAAGCCTCGACCTTTCCAGCAACAGTTTTTCTGGCGAAATTCCAATGAGCTTATCCAGTTGCAGTTATCTAAATGTCCTTAAACTTGACAACAACCAACTAACTGGTCAAATCCCTCCTGAATTGGGCCTCCTTGGTCGTATGAAAACGTTCAGTGTTTCTAACAATATGTTGTCAGGGGTTGTCCCTCACTTTGGCAGTTCCAGTATTCAGGCTGATAGCTATGCTAACAACAAGGGACTTTGTGGGGGGCTTTTGAAACCCTGTACAACTCCAAAGCGTGGATTGAAATTCGACTTTTCTTTCAAAGGTGGGTTTGTAGTTGGTTATGTCTTTTCTACAGTTTCAGCAATAACTATTTTTATGTCCTATTATGTGGCTTGCATTAATGACAAGAAAAGAGATAAGAAGAAGACACTGTCAAAAGGGTGGACTAGTAAGAACGAGGAAAAAGAAGCTGATCAAGTTAATCAGTCGCAAATTCAGGGGCTCCTGCAAGAAGCGACCAAAAAG AATTCTCAGTTGAAGGGAATGGTTACTAAAATGAACTTTACGGAACTCAGCGAGGCAACTAATAATTTCAGCCCAGACAATGCCATTGGGCTGGGAAAGATGGGGGTGATGTACAAAGCAGTGCTTCCAAATGGTTCACCCCTTGCAGTTAAGAGGTTGCATGGTTGTCAATCATTTGAAAAACAATTCATATGTGAGCTATTGGCATTGGGTAGATTGAGACACTATAACATAATTCCCCTCTTGGGATTCTGCAGAGAAAGGATGGAAAAACTTCTAGTGTACCAATATATATCGAATGGCAATCTTTATGATTGGCTACATGCAAAGGAAGGCAATGACAAGATCTTGGAATGGCCTTTGAGGATTAAAATTGCAATCGGGATAGCAAGAGGCTTGGCATGGCTTCACCACAAGTGGGATTTTAGAGTAGTGCATCTTAATTTGAGTTCAAACTCTATTTTACTTGATAAGAATTTTGTGCCCAAGATATCAAATTTTGGAGGGGCAAAAATATCTAGTTTTGAAGGGATGATGTtcattgattcaaatgacaTTGACTCAAGCAATAGCTCTTTTGTAGACACTGGTGTTTGGGAGTTGGGTTTTGTTAAAAAGGATGTGTATGACTTTGGAATTTTGCTTCTTGAGCTAATCATAGGGAAGGAACCCATTCAAATCAACAATTTTTCGAACAGCTTGAATGGGAGCTTAGCTGACTGGATCACTCATCTTTTGAGTAGTTCTTCCGATCTCTACAGTGTCATTGATAAATCTCTAATTGGTCGAGGATTTGATGGTGAAATCTTTCAATTTCTTAGAATTGCATGTACCTGTCTTAACTTCTTTCCTAGCCAAAGGCCAACAATGTTTGAATTGTACAATACAGTAAGTACTCTTGGGGAGAGACATGGCATCACAAATGACTCTGAGTTATTGAGGCAAACAGAAATTGCTACTACAAGTACCTCAAATGAAATTGTTTCGGTAGAAATTGCATAG
- the LOC115965196 gene encoding uncharacterized protein LOC115965196 — MIHLELIIGELKSNVLFHVIDAKTTYNMLLGRPWIHENGIVPSTLHQCFKFFQNGIKKVDADLKPFAETEAHFADAKFYAKEDISSEVLPVEIPSIKGKQGEEEHVKFIAKKDISSSKKGPEPFLRYIPLSHHKNGQSPFTECLQSTKDVGRLPAKLTMEDVAILKENHVMPSTSPTNPLPSKPLKGFVRSSQSPIKHVILPNERTKEWFEPKAYKLLAKAGYDFSKQEDLGKLIPEATGEKMHGLSKTQRKMRLEGHEIPIPKIGLGYTPEQPAQIWIKKRSDPSSSQYIIVEVGKSSNQRKDHSSPRVSVFDCIEASSSRITVFNRLNTTCLTPNRDTLACKSSHIHDEEIEEVSSSFHITIEEGTLSDAEATNEEVHEAPPALEDGGQATVDELKEINLGTAEEPRPTFISALLTPEEEEGYLKLLVEYKDVFAWTYKEMPGLNPSIALHHLAVKKGMRPVKQAQRRFRPELIHQIETEVNKLIEAGFIREVQYSEWIANIVPVKKKNGQIRVCIDFHDLNNACPKDDFPLPITEVMVDAITGHEALSFMDGSSGYNQIRMNPKDEQLTAFRTPKGIYCYKVMPFGLKNAGATYQRAMQKIFDNVLHKYVECYVDDLVVKTKRREDHLVDLRSVFTRLRKYQLKMNPRKCAFGVTSGKFLGFIVRHRGIEIDQSKIEAIQKMPEPKNLRELRGLQGKLAYIRRFISNLASRCQPFNRLMKKDVHFEWDEACSNAFACIKRHLLIPPVLGAPIPGKPLVLYIAAQERSLGALMAQENKEGKERALYYLSRTLYGAELNYSPIEKICLALFFAIDKLEHYMQAYMVRLIAKADPIKYVLSRPVISGHIAWWAVLLQQYDLAYVPQKAVKGQVLVDFLADYPVPSDWEFSDDFPDEDVFYIEVMPPWVMFFNGAARQEGAGAGVVFVSPQRQILLYSFSLSELCFNNVAEYQALIIGLQMAIEMGISQLEILGDSKLVINQILEQYDVKKEDLIPYCKYAKKLLANFEAITLEHIPRKENRQADALANLATALALSQEETTKVAISQRWVVPLVVKEEEEEQAKIISVCLVEKEDWRQVIIDYLQHGRLPDDKRHKTEIRRRVARFIYYKDTLFRRSFDGLFLRCLGEEEAKQALEEAHSGICGAHQSGPKLHYRIK, encoded by the exons ATGATCCACCTAGAATTGATCATTGGAGAGTTGAAAAGTAATGTCTTGTTCCACGTCATTGACGCTAAGACGACCTACAATATGTTGTTAGGACGTCCTTGGATCCATGAAAATGGAATAGTGCCGTCGACCTTGCATCAATGCTTCAAGTTctttcaaaatggaataaaaaaggtTGATGCcgatttaaagccttttgcagaAACCGAAGCTCATTTTGCTGAtgcaaaattttatgcaaaagaaGACATTTCTAGTGAGGTTCTTCCAGTTGAGATCCCATCTATAAAAGGTAAACAGGGTGAAGAGGAGCACGTTAAATTCATCGCCAAAAAGGACATTTCTTCCTCGAAGAAAGGTCCAGAACCATTCCTCCGATATATACCATTATCACACCACAAAAATGGACAATCACCATTCACGGAATGCCTTCAATCTACAAAAGACGTGGGAAGGCTTCCTGCAAAGCTCACGATGGAGGATGTAGCCATATTGAAAGAAAATCATGTTATGCCTTCAACTTCACCCACAAATCCTTTACCCTCAAAGCCGTTAAAAGGATTCGTGAGATCTTCGCAGAGTCCGATAAAGCATGTTATTCTACCAAATGAACGGACGAAAGAATGGTTCGAACCAAAGGCATATAAGCTGTTAGCCAAAGCAGGCTACGATTTCTCAAAACAAGAGGACTTAGGGAAGCTAATTCCAGAAGCCACTGGAGAAAAGATGCACGGCCTTAGcaaaacacaaaggaaaatgAGGCTTGAAGGGCATGAAATTCCTATCCCAAAGATCGGATTAGGTTATACTCCTGAACAACCAGCTCAGATatggatcaagaaaagaagCGATCCTTCGAGTTCCCAATACATAATAGTGGAGGTCGGCAAAAGTTCCaatcaaagaaaagaccatTCTTCACCCCGTGTCTCAGTGTTTGATTGCATCGAGGCCTCGTCATCACGAATCACAGTGTTCAACAGGTTAAATACAACTTGTTTAACACCAAATCGAGACACTCTTGCTTGTAAATCG TCACATATCCAtgatgaggaaattgaagaggTATCATCCTCGTTTCATATTACAATAGAAGAGGGTACACTGTCAGATGCTGAAGCAACCAATGAAGAGGTCCATGAAGCTCCTCCAGCcttggaagatggaggacaagcTACAGTTGATGAACTTAAAGAGATCAATTTAGGGACTGCTGAAGAACCCCGGCCAACTTTCATCAGTGCACTTCTCAcccctgaagaagaagaaggataccTCAAGCTCCTAGTAGAGTATAAAGATGTGTTCGCTTGGACTTACAAGGAAATGCCTGGGCTCAATCCGAGTATTGCTCTACACCATTTGGCCGTAAAGAAGGGCATGCGCCCAGTCAAACAAGCTCAAAGACGCTTTCGGCCAGAGCTTATCCATCAAATAGAAACTGAGGTCAATAAGCTCATTGAAGCAGGCTTCATTCGTGAAGTGCAGTACTCGGAATGGATCGCTAACATCGTCCCTgtcaagaagaagaatggacaaATTCGAGTGTGCATTGACTTCCATGATTTGAACAATGCATGTCCCAAGGATGATTTTCCATTACCCATCACTGAGGTCATGGTTGATGCCATTACCGGTCATGAAGCTTTATCTTTCATGGATGGATCTTCGGGTTACAACCAAATTCGAATGAATCCTAAGGATGAGCAGCTTACAGCTTTTCGTACCCCTAAGGGAATTTactgttacaaagtgatgccttttggactaAAGAATGCTGGTGCTACTTATCAACGGGCCATGCAGAAGATCTTTGATAATGTACTTCATAAATATGTGGAGTGTTATGTCGATGATCTGGtggttaaaacaaaaaggagggaagaCCATCTAGTAGATCTACGATCCGTGTTCACCCGCCTGAGAAAGTATCAGCTTAAGATGAACCCCCGCAAATGCGCTTTTGGCGTAACATCTGGAAAATTTCTTGGTTTCATTGTGAGGCACCGCGGTATTGAAATTGACCAATCCAAAATTGAAGCTATCCAGAAAATGCCAGAGCCCAAGAATCTGCGAGAACTTAGAGGCTTGCAGGGAAAATTGGCCTACATACGACGATTTATCTCGAATTTGGCTAGTCGATGTCAACCTTTCAATAGATTGATGAAAAAGGATGTGCACTTTGAATGGGATGAGGCTTGTAGCAATGCTTTTGCATGCATCAAAAGACACTTACTTATTCCTCCAGTTTTAGGTGCTCCTATCCCAGGAAAGCCTTTGGTGCTGTATATTGCGGCCCAAGAAAGGTCTCTAGGTGCTCTTATGGCgcaagaaaataaagaggggAAAGAAAGAGCCCTTTATTATCTAAGTCGAACTCTCTATGGGGCTGAATTAAATTATTCTCCTATTGAAAAGATATGCCTCGCTCTTTTCTTTGCCATAGacaaactggagcactacatgcAAGCATATATGGTCCGTTTGATAGCAAAGGCAGACCCAATTAAATATGTCCTCTCCAGGCCAGTGATTTCGGGTCATATAGCTTGGTGGGCAGTCTTGCTTCAGCAATATGACCTTGCATACGTTCCACAAAAAGCTGTCAAAGGACAAGTATTAGTAGATTTCTTAGCTGATTACCCAGTTCCGTCTGATTGGGAGTTCTCTGATGATTTCCCGGATGAAGATGTGTTTTACATTGAAGTAATGCCACCATGGGTGATGTTTTTCAATGGGGCTGCACGTCAAGAAGGAGCGGGGGCAGGTgtagtgtttgtttctccacaaCGGCAAATACTTCTTTACTCGTTCTCATTAAGCGAACTCTGCTTTAACAACGTAGCCGAATATCAAGCATTGATCATTGGTCTACAGATGGCTATTGAGATGGGCATATCACAACTTGAGATCTTGGGAGACTCCAAATTAGTTATCAACCAAATATTGGAGCAATATGACGTCAAGAAAGAAGACCTCATCCCCTATTGCAAATATGCGAAGAAGTTGCTAGCAAATTTTGAAGCCATCACATTGGAGCATATACCGAGGAAGGAGAATAGACAGGCCGATGCTTTAGCTAATTTAGCTACTGCCTTAGCATTATCCCAAGAAGAGACAACCAAAGTCGCTATTTCTCAAAGATGGGTGGTACCTCTCGTggttaaagaagaagaagaagagcaagcCAAAATCATTTCCGTATGCCTTGTCGAAAAAGAAGATTGGCGACAAGTGATCATTGATTACCTTCAACATGGAAGACTCCCGGATGATAAACGCCACAAGACTGAAATTCGGCGGAGGGTTGCTCGATTCATTTACTATAAAGACACACTTTTCCGCCGTTCATTTGATGGATTGTTTCTCCGTTGCTTAGGAGAGGAGGAGGCTAAACAAGCCTTAGAGGAGGCTCATTCTGGAATATGCGGCGCACATCAGTCAGGTCCTAAGTTACATTATAGGATCAAATGA